The Lasioglossum baleicum chromosome 12, iyLasBale1, whole genome shotgun sequence genome includes a region encoding these proteins:
- the LOC143214057 gene encoding uncharacterized protein LOC143214057 isoform X1, with the protein MVSPSKIQHQEQKQPPRENKFTKQSHVRVRKDNKPLEGKTFYLDIKNHATTAKIEAKIKDLGGVIELFLVQNVTLVVSDRVNKSGDINFEKYKWGCASGGSGGPPSLRSLETPTPVATPQTPYFSPDCALSNSTSLRGPTTQRSKSRVDAMLERALIQPQQCSVDPLYNAQNWGIPIWAIDKLQTWLDRIYSSVRDTDPLKRSKQSCQQSSTKDLKVRHLKGPYIKFEAFRRNTRPVFVELPVWPTLNFSGPLGSCPFNTKRREKPEKLRADVKENRERIQPVKEEEDKEMTRRPRTTGTRARRTEQLASGYCEICRISYRDLSKHVQSDQHLNFVRNNDNFLSLDNLINAGANVEAFLKLNRTKDIEKDCNLFSNGDRNLHDIVLPEGKVSRNSKSLGDFEVDDIKMVQCNGARRNLNLRLSSPHNLRTRAKHESGHLLRSKGSPWHEVEKTEKIYDKFEGYTIKKRAKGTIWIEEDDPEDELMREQVLNQSKQNEFKIDTFTAAKRLQLKEKRDNEKDCGIACDKQDDVDNQDLQRTIPCSNEQNNSVSLGYVKQDRDSVQYRNHDQTNGSVQLSYNENTLSVNENGCNNSCRTSRGEIVKGLNGKLPVENVASNVKKISQVCDNVDADADVLCNGHVIKDDAKVETLKPRYFKSGRRGGRGFRGRHRLSVEERLIEDNRAYYKVEVLGSKLRSSVVSNNNSQCTVQKDVDDEEKKEVPSSEKPVVVRFKRVRKSELSLLSDEAESFMFGEPRRDDSSEASDDEQSSVLPRETESDYNDTISSACPSSSIDCSTPIKTEPIEEDSQDSLSLGRARKRRRTQAEALIKDNENYYKFETPGSRLRYQAPLTGIKEPSVVEETTRPAIQEQDEVVEKVQADEQERVYPSKPSPEVEKMQFSFEAVPKSEPWYQTYQRQDEGAEFWHYFSEGDSQKPFLLPYEIDNFHEVLTKNLNRSDSRRKGRGRSSGCVGRSPRKSPRCHASTLAIMSTIIRKREQQQQQPSNLYTIEESQSVGSQTSNTPGPDQKAEVKTDLDDDLKEMVKTIDEMLNANDTIELEDSFEPDVAQIEQNPLDEPSIPKGPPSNLLELLENCHELANCLENSSCASSECGEVSVESPSKRRKKRKNRTGWPGIKMKKKLQAKQVVDTDCDRGNLSEKNVGQNETSCDVRDQNALDRLAEEGTSVRISSTVADISRDTEQSSGLDHQHHHHHQEEDDGCLCKTYIENTSCWDARHDGEEKSDASMEAIDNSVLHTKTSTETTCTESLTPASAGGVCTESERNFLINKDFAFKKDLSEIEEISENDPGNDENHVFGKDVNLLAERRVFVSKATMKKRQRDNTSTETCESRAELENLCRKETESGIVARNHHNANGLPRKRSPQKLHPEDPDPEMEHRNNVYRGGKVGRGPGRRRIHSRKRARRNNMSSDTAYEENENCKEEAYLNITCKKQQSLRGVKRRAEHAVSSETTQNSEIECALSGRVSPALMATSELEQRRSSIEFQPVVRMMKIDEQVDMDHSILSVTIASNRRLRSSSSPRSNVQPPKKRLKTGRGQFGRWLKSS; encoded by the exons GTGATCGAATTATTTTTAGTACAAAACGTAACTCTGGTAGTTAGCGACAGGGTCAACAAGTCGGGTGACATCAACTTCGAGAAATATAAATGGGGTTGTGCCAGCGGAGGCAGCGGGGGACCTCCCTCGCTGAGGAGTTTAGAAACTCCGACTCCCGTGGCAACTCCTCAAACGCCGTATTTTAGTCCCGACTGTGCTCTGTCTAACTCAACTTCTCTGAGGGGTCCAACTACCCAAAGATCT AAATCGCGAGTGGATGCAATGTTGGAACGTGCTCTGATACAGCCACAACAGTGTTCCGTGGATCCACTTTACAACGCCCAAAATTGGGGAATTCCTATTTGGGCGATCGATAAACTCCAAACTTGGCTTGATAGAATCTATTCCTCTGTTAGAGATACAGATCCTTTGAAACGATCGAAGCAGTCTTGTCAGCAGAGTTCGACGAAGGATTTAAAGGTCAGGCATCTCAAGGGACCTTATATCAAATTCGAGGCTTTTCGGAG GAACACAAGGCCCGTCTTCGTTGAACTACCTGTGTGGCCGACGTTAAATTTTTCTGGGCCATTAGGCTCCTGTCCTTTCAACACAAAAAGACGAGAAAAACCAGAGAAATTACGAGCAGACGTAAAGGAAAATAGGGAGAGAATTCAACCGGTCAAAGAAGAGGAG GACAAAGAGATGACTCGGCGACCACGGACGACTGGCACTCGTGCTCGCAGAACTGAACAATTAGCTTCTGGTTATTGTGAAATTTGTCGTATCAGTTACCGGGATCTTAGCAAACATGTGCAAAGCGACCAACATCTCAACTTTGTGCGGAATAATGACAATTTTTTATCCTTGGATAATCTGATCAACGCAGGAGCCAACGTTGAAGCATTTCTAAAATTGAACAGAACAAAGGATATAGA AAAAGACTGCAACTTGTTTTCCAATGGAGATCGTAATCTTCATGACATAGTACTGCCAGAAGGGAAAGTAAGTAGAAACTCGAAAAGTTTAGGGGATTTCGAGGTCGATGATATAAAGATGGTGCAGTGCAATGGCGCGCGCAGGAATCTCAATTTAAGATTAAGTTCGCCACACAATTTACGTACTCGCGCGAAACACGAAAGCGGACACTTGCTACGGTCGAAAGGTAGCCCGTGGCACGAGGTCGAGAAAACGGAGAAGATCTACGACAAATTCGAGGGGTACACCATAAAGAAACGAGCGAAGGGAACGATATGGATAGAGGAGGACGATCCAGAGGATGAGTTGATGCGTGAGCAGGTGCTGAACCAGTCGAAACAGAACGAGTTCAAGATCGATACGTTCACAGCGGCGAAACGTTTACAGCTGAAAGAGAAACGCGACAACGAGAAAGACTGTGGCATAGCGTGCGACAAGCAAGACGATGTCGATAACCAGGATTTACAGAGAACGATACCTTGCAGTAACGAACAAAACAACAGTGTGAGTTTAGGATACGTCAAACAGGATCGGGATTCTGTGCAGTACAGAAATCACGATCAAACGAACGGTAGTGTACAACTTAGTTATAACGAAAATACTTTGAGTGTAAACGAGAACGGTTGTAACAATTCCTGCAGAACGTCTAGAGGCGAGATCGTGAAAGGGTTGAACGGTAAACTGCCGGTCGAGAATGTCGCAtcgaatgtaaaaaagatttccCAGGTATGCGACAACGTCGACGCTGACGCTGACGTTTTGTGTAACGGTCACGTCATAAAAGATGACGCGAAAGTAGAGACGTTAAAACCGAGATATTTCAAATCGGGCAGACGGGGGGGTAGGGGGTTCAGGGGACGACACAGGCTATCGGTCGAGGAGCGTTTGATCGAGGACAACCGTGCGTATTACAAAGTGGAAGTGTTAGGTAGTAAGTTGCGCTCAAGTGTGGTATCGAACAATAATTCGCAGTGTACGGTGCAGAAGGATGTCGACGACGAGGAGAAGAAAGAAGTGCCATCCAGCGAGAAGCCGGTAGTTGTACGGTTTAAGCGCGTGAGGAAATCCGAATTATCGTTGCTCAGCGACGAGGCAGAGTCGTTTATGTTCGGCGAGCCGAGGCGAGACGACTCGAGCGAGGCGAGCGACGACGAGCAAAGCAGCGTGTTGCCGAGGGAGACCGAGAGCGATTACAACGACACCATCAGTTCCGCGTGTCCCAGTTCATCCATAGACTGTAGTACGCCCATCAAAACGGAGCCAATCGAGGAGGACTCGCAGGACTCGCTGAGTCTGGGTCGAGCTAGGAAAAGAAGACGAACGCAAGCCGAGGCGCTCATCAAGGACAACGAGAATTATTACAAGTTCGAGACACCTGGGAGCAGACTGAGGTATCAGGCGCCTTTGACAGGGATCAAAGAGCCCTCGGTCGTCGAGGAGACGACGAGGCCAGCCATCCAAGAGCAAGATGAGGTTGTCGAGAAAGTACAAGCCGATGAGCAAGAGAGAGTATATCCGTCCAAACCTTCGCCGGAAGTGGAGAAGATGCAGTTCTCCTTTGAAGCTGTACCGAAGTCTGAGCCGTGGTATCAGACGTATCAGCGGCAAGACGAGGGGGCTGAATTCTGGCATTATTTCAGTGAAGGTGACTCGCAAAAACCGTTTCTTTTACCTTATGAGATTGACAATTTTCATGAAGTTCTAACGAAGAATCTGAATCGAAGCGACAGCAGGAGGAAAGGTCGTGGCCGAAGCAGCGGTTGCGTCGGACGATCGCCAAGGAAAAGTCCACGGTGCCACGCGTCCACCTTGGCCATCATGTCGACGATCATTAGGAAGCgggagcagcagcagcaacagcctTCGAATTTGTATACGATAGAGGAGAGCCAGTCCGTTGGCTCGCAAACTAGTAACACTCCCGGGCCGGACCAGAAAGCTGAGGTGAAGACGGACCTGGACGATGACCTGAAGGAGATGGTAAAGACGATCGACGAGATGCTGAACGCGAACGATACCATAGAACTAGAGGACTCCTTCGAGCCTGACGTCGCGCAAATAGAACAGAATCCTCTGGACGAGCCGAGTATCCCAAAAGGCCCGCCGTCAAACTTGCTCGAGTTGCTGGAGAATTGTCACGAGCTAGCGAACTGTTTGGAGAACTCCTCGTGCGCCAGCTCGGAGTGCGGCGAAGTGAGCGTCGAGTCGCCATCgaaacgcaggaaaaaacgaaaaaatcgtACAGGTTGGCCCGGCATCAAGATGAAAAAGAAACTCCAAGCGAAACAAGTGGTTGACACCGATTGCGATCGGGGGAATTTGTCGGAGAAGAATGTCGGGCAGAACGAGACCAGCTGCGATGTACGGGACCAGAACGCTCTCGACAGACTAGCGGAGGAGGGGACGAGCGTCCGGATATCATCCACCGTTGCTGATATCTCGCGGGACACAGAGCAATCGAGCGGCCTTGACCATcagcatcatcatcatcatcaagaGGAGGACGACGGATGCTTATGCAAAACGTACATTGAGAACACCAGTTGCTGGGACGCGCGACATGACGGGGAAGAGAAGAGCGACGCGAGCATGGAGGCCATCGACAATTCGGTTTTGCATACGAAGACGAGCACAGAGACCacctgtacggaatcgttgacGCCTGCCAGCGCCGGCGGTGTTTGTACCGAGTCCGAGAGGAATTTTCTGATAAACAAAGATTTCGCGTTCAAGAAGGATCTGTCGGAGATCGAAGAGATATCGGAGAACGACCCTGGAAACGACGAGAATCACGTATTCGGGAAGGATGTTAATCTTCTCGCGGAACGGCGAGTTTTCGTCTCGAAGGCGACCATGAAGAAGCGTCAACGAGACAACACGTCCACGGAGACGTGCGAGTCGCGTGCAGAACTCGAGAACCTGTGCAGGAAGGAGACCGAGTCCGGAATAGTCGCAAGGAACCATCATAACGCGAATGGATTGCCGAGGAAACGCAGTCCGCAGAAACTCCATCCCGAAGATCCGGACCCCGAGATGGAGCATCGCAACAACGTGTACAGAGGTGGCAAGGTCGGTAGAGGGCCCGGCAGGAGGCGGATTCATTCGAGAAAGCGAGCGAGAAGGAACAACATGTCTTCCGACACCGCGTACGAGGAGAACGAGAACTGCAAGGAGGAAGCCTACTTGAACATTACGTGCAAGAAGCAACAGAGCTTGAGAGGCGTGAAACGGCGAGCCGAACACGCTGTATCGTCCGAGACGACGCAGAACTCGGAGATAGAGTGCGCGTTATCGGGCCGCGTAAGTCCGGCCTTGATGGCGACTTCGGAACTCGAGCAGAGACGTTCGAGTATCGAGTTCCAGCCGGTCGTTCGAATGATGAAGATCGACGAACAAGTAGACATGGACCACAGTATTCTTTCGGTGACGATCGCGAGCAACAGACGGTTAAGAAGTTCCAGTTCACCGCGGTCGAACGTACAGCCGCCGAAAAAACGTTTAAAAACGGGCCGCGGTCAGTTCGGCCGATGGTTGAAGAGTAGCTGA
- the LOC143214057 gene encoding uncharacterized protein LOC143214057 isoform X2, which produces MLERALIQPQQCSVDPLYNAQNWGIPIWAIDKLQTWLDRIYSSVRDTDPLKRSKQSCQQSSTKDLKVRHLKGPYIKFEAFRRNTRPVFVELPVWPTLNFSGPLGSCPFNTKRREKPEKLRADVKENRERIQPVKEEEDKEMTRRPRTTGTRARRTEQLASGYCEICRISYRDLSKHVQSDQHLNFVRNNDNFLSLDNLINAGANVEAFLKLNRTKDIEKDCNLFSNGDRNLHDIVLPEGKVSRNSKSLGDFEVDDIKMVQCNGARRNLNLRLSSPHNLRTRAKHESGHLLRSKGSPWHEVEKTEKIYDKFEGYTIKKRAKGTIWIEEDDPEDELMREQVLNQSKQNEFKIDTFTAAKRLQLKEKRDNEKDCGIACDKQDDVDNQDLQRTIPCSNEQNNSVSLGYVKQDRDSVQYRNHDQTNGSVQLSYNENTLSVNENGCNNSCRTSRGEIVKGLNGKLPVENVASNVKKISQVCDNVDADADVLCNGHVIKDDAKVETLKPRYFKSGRRGGRGFRGRHRLSVEERLIEDNRAYYKVEVLGSKLRSSVVSNNNSQCTVQKDVDDEEKKEVPSSEKPVVVRFKRVRKSELSLLSDEAESFMFGEPRRDDSSEASDDEQSSVLPRETESDYNDTISSACPSSSIDCSTPIKTEPIEEDSQDSLSLGRARKRRRTQAEALIKDNENYYKFETPGSRLRYQAPLTGIKEPSVVEETTRPAIQEQDEVVEKVQADEQERVYPSKPSPEVEKMQFSFEAVPKSEPWYQTYQRQDEGAEFWHYFSEGDSQKPFLLPYEIDNFHEVLTKNLNRSDSRRKGRGRSSGCVGRSPRKSPRCHASTLAIMSTIIRKREQQQQQPSNLYTIEESQSVGSQTSNTPGPDQKAEVKTDLDDDLKEMVKTIDEMLNANDTIELEDSFEPDVAQIEQNPLDEPSIPKGPPSNLLELLENCHELANCLENSSCASSECGEVSVESPSKRRKKRKNRTGWPGIKMKKKLQAKQVVDTDCDRGNLSEKNVGQNETSCDVRDQNALDRLAEEGTSVRISSTVADISRDTEQSSGLDHQHHHHHQEEDDGCLCKTYIENTSCWDARHDGEEKSDASMEAIDNSVLHTKTSTETTCTESLTPASAGGVCTESERNFLINKDFAFKKDLSEIEEISENDPGNDENHVFGKDVNLLAERRVFVSKATMKKRQRDNTSTETCESRAELENLCRKETESGIVARNHHNANGLPRKRSPQKLHPEDPDPEMEHRNNVYRGGKVGRGPGRRRIHSRKRARRNNMSSDTAYEENENCKEEAYLNITCKKQQSLRGVKRRAEHAVSSETTQNSEIECALSGRVSPALMATSELEQRRSSIEFQPVVRMMKIDEQVDMDHSILSVTIASNRRLRSSSSPRSNVQPPKKRLKTGRGQFGRWLKSS; this is translated from the exons ATGTTGGAACGTGCTCTGATACAGCCACAACAGTGTTCCGTGGATCCACTTTACAACGCCCAAAATTGGGGAATTCCTATTTGGGCGATCGATAAACTCCAAACTTGGCTTGATAGAATCTATTCCTCTGTTAGAGATACAGATCCTTTGAAACGATCGAAGCAGTCTTGTCAGCAGAGTTCGACGAAGGATTTAAAGGTCAGGCATCTCAAGGGACCTTATATCAAATTCGAGGCTTTTCGGAG GAACACAAGGCCCGTCTTCGTTGAACTACCTGTGTGGCCGACGTTAAATTTTTCTGGGCCATTAGGCTCCTGTCCTTTCAACACAAAAAGACGAGAAAAACCAGAGAAATTACGAGCAGACGTAAAGGAAAATAGGGAGAGAATTCAACCGGTCAAAGAAGAGGAG GACAAAGAGATGACTCGGCGACCACGGACGACTGGCACTCGTGCTCGCAGAACTGAACAATTAGCTTCTGGTTATTGTGAAATTTGTCGTATCAGTTACCGGGATCTTAGCAAACATGTGCAAAGCGACCAACATCTCAACTTTGTGCGGAATAATGACAATTTTTTATCCTTGGATAATCTGATCAACGCAGGAGCCAACGTTGAAGCATTTCTAAAATTGAACAGAACAAAGGATATAGA AAAAGACTGCAACTTGTTTTCCAATGGAGATCGTAATCTTCATGACATAGTACTGCCAGAAGGGAAAGTAAGTAGAAACTCGAAAAGTTTAGGGGATTTCGAGGTCGATGATATAAAGATGGTGCAGTGCAATGGCGCGCGCAGGAATCTCAATTTAAGATTAAGTTCGCCACACAATTTACGTACTCGCGCGAAACACGAAAGCGGACACTTGCTACGGTCGAAAGGTAGCCCGTGGCACGAGGTCGAGAAAACGGAGAAGATCTACGACAAATTCGAGGGGTACACCATAAAGAAACGAGCGAAGGGAACGATATGGATAGAGGAGGACGATCCAGAGGATGAGTTGATGCGTGAGCAGGTGCTGAACCAGTCGAAACAGAACGAGTTCAAGATCGATACGTTCACAGCGGCGAAACGTTTACAGCTGAAAGAGAAACGCGACAACGAGAAAGACTGTGGCATAGCGTGCGACAAGCAAGACGATGTCGATAACCAGGATTTACAGAGAACGATACCTTGCAGTAACGAACAAAACAACAGTGTGAGTTTAGGATACGTCAAACAGGATCGGGATTCTGTGCAGTACAGAAATCACGATCAAACGAACGGTAGTGTACAACTTAGTTATAACGAAAATACTTTGAGTGTAAACGAGAACGGTTGTAACAATTCCTGCAGAACGTCTAGAGGCGAGATCGTGAAAGGGTTGAACGGTAAACTGCCGGTCGAGAATGTCGCAtcgaatgtaaaaaagatttccCAGGTATGCGACAACGTCGACGCTGACGCTGACGTTTTGTGTAACGGTCACGTCATAAAAGATGACGCGAAAGTAGAGACGTTAAAACCGAGATATTTCAAATCGGGCAGACGGGGGGGTAGGGGGTTCAGGGGACGACACAGGCTATCGGTCGAGGAGCGTTTGATCGAGGACAACCGTGCGTATTACAAAGTGGAAGTGTTAGGTAGTAAGTTGCGCTCAAGTGTGGTATCGAACAATAATTCGCAGTGTACGGTGCAGAAGGATGTCGACGACGAGGAGAAGAAAGAAGTGCCATCCAGCGAGAAGCCGGTAGTTGTACGGTTTAAGCGCGTGAGGAAATCCGAATTATCGTTGCTCAGCGACGAGGCAGAGTCGTTTATGTTCGGCGAGCCGAGGCGAGACGACTCGAGCGAGGCGAGCGACGACGAGCAAAGCAGCGTGTTGCCGAGGGAGACCGAGAGCGATTACAACGACACCATCAGTTCCGCGTGTCCCAGTTCATCCATAGACTGTAGTACGCCCATCAAAACGGAGCCAATCGAGGAGGACTCGCAGGACTCGCTGAGTCTGGGTCGAGCTAGGAAAAGAAGACGAACGCAAGCCGAGGCGCTCATCAAGGACAACGAGAATTATTACAAGTTCGAGACACCTGGGAGCAGACTGAGGTATCAGGCGCCTTTGACAGGGATCAAAGAGCCCTCGGTCGTCGAGGAGACGACGAGGCCAGCCATCCAAGAGCAAGATGAGGTTGTCGAGAAAGTACAAGCCGATGAGCAAGAGAGAGTATATCCGTCCAAACCTTCGCCGGAAGTGGAGAAGATGCAGTTCTCCTTTGAAGCTGTACCGAAGTCTGAGCCGTGGTATCAGACGTATCAGCGGCAAGACGAGGGGGCTGAATTCTGGCATTATTTCAGTGAAGGTGACTCGCAAAAACCGTTTCTTTTACCTTATGAGATTGACAATTTTCATGAAGTTCTAACGAAGAATCTGAATCGAAGCGACAGCAGGAGGAAAGGTCGTGGCCGAAGCAGCGGTTGCGTCGGACGATCGCCAAGGAAAAGTCCACGGTGCCACGCGTCCACCTTGGCCATCATGTCGACGATCATTAGGAAGCgggagcagcagcagcaacagcctTCGAATTTGTATACGATAGAGGAGAGCCAGTCCGTTGGCTCGCAAACTAGTAACACTCCCGGGCCGGACCAGAAAGCTGAGGTGAAGACGGACCTGGACGATGACCTGAAGGAGATGGTAAAGACGATCGACGAGATGCTGAACGCGAACGATACCATAGAACTAGAGGACTCCTTCGAGCCTGACGTCGCGCAAATAGAACAGAATCCTCTGGACGAGCCGAGTATCCCAAAAGGCCCGCCGTCAAACTTGCTCGAGTTGCTGGAGAATTGTCACGAGCTAGCGAACTGTTTGGAGAACTCCTCGTGCGCCAGCTCGGAGTGCGGCGAAGTGAGCGTCGAGTCGCCATCgaaacgcaggaaaaaacgaaaaaatcgtACAGGTTGGCCCGGCATCAAGATGAAAAAGAAACTCCAAGCGAAACAAGTGGTTGACACCGATTGCGATCGGGGGAATTTGTCGGAGAAGAATGTCGGGCAGAACGAGACCAGCTGCGATGTACGGGACCAGAACGCTCTCGACAGACTAGCGGAGGAGGGGACGAGCGTCCGGATATCATCCACCGTTGCTGATATCTCGCGGGACACAGAGCAATCGAGCGGCCTTGACCATcagcatcatcatcatcatcaagaGGAGGACGACGGATGCTTATGCAAAACGTACATTGAGAACACCAGTTGCTGGGACGCGCGACATGACGGGGAAGAGAAGAGCGACGCGAGCATGGAGGCCATCGACAATTCGGTTTTGCATACGAAGACGAGCACAGAGACCacctgtacggaatcgttgacGCCTGCCAGCGCCGGCGGTGTTTGTACCGAGTCCGAGAGGAATTTTCTGATAAACAAAGATTTCGCGTTCAAGAAGGATCTGTCGGAGATCGAAGAGATATCGGAGAACGACCCTGGAAACGACGAGAATCACGTATTCGGGAAGGATGTTAATCTTCTCGCGGAACGGCGAGTTTTCGTCTCGAAGGCGACCATGAAGAAGCGTCAACGAGACAACACGTCCACGGAGACGTGCGAGTCGCGTGCAGAACTCGAGAACCTGTGCAGGAAGGAGACCGAGTCCGGAATAGTCGCAAGGAACCATCATAACGCGAATGGATTGCCGAGGAAACGCAGTCCGCAGAAACTCCATCCCGAAGATCCGGACCCCGAGATGGAGCATCGCAACAACGTGTACAGAGGTGGCAAGGTCGGTAGAGGGCCCGGCAGGAGGCGGATTCATTCGAGAAAGCGAGCGAGAAGGAACAACATGTCTTCCGACACCGCGTACGAGGAGAACGAGAACTGCAAGGAGGAAGCCTACTTGAACATTACGTGCAAGAAGCAACAGAGCTTGAGAGGCGTGAAACGGCGAGCCGAACACGCTGTATCGTCCGAGACGACGCAGAACTCGGAGATAGAGTGCGCGTTATCGGGCCGCGTAAGTCCGGCCTTGATGGCGACTTCGGAACTCGAGCAGAGACGTTCGAGTATCGAGTTCCAGCCGGTCGTTCGAATGATGAAGATCGACGAACAAGTAGACATGGACCACAGTATTCTTTCGGTGACGATCGCGAGCAACAGACGGTTAAGAAGTTCCAGTTCACCGCGGTCGAACGTACAGCCGCCGAAAAAACGTTTAAAAACGGGCCGCGGTCAGTTCGGCCGATGGTTGAAGAGTAGCTGA
- the LOC143214071 gene encoding mitochondrial translation release factor in rescue, with protein sequence MIKHSLNNYYFIHKLVIYISSLTHRNAELCCKNNRELMGPLNYSNQIRHKSYKRFLDYSNVPKMDENDLEEQFVRGSGPGGQATNKTSNAVILKHKPTGLVVKCHETRSLFKNREIARTNMLTKLDDLINADNSIRNQEETLMKLDSLKKKQKQKKLATLKEEFEKRENLK encoded by the coding sequence ATGATTAAGCAttcattaaacaattattatttcattcatAAGTTGGTTATTTACATATCCTCGTTGACTCACAGAAATGCTGAGTTATGTTGTAAAAACAACAGGGAACTAATGGGACCTTTAAACTATAGTAATCAAATACGTCATAAATCTTATAAACGCTTCTTAGACTATTCAAATGTGCCTAAAATGGACGAAAATGATCTCGAAGAACAATTCGTGAGAGGATCTGGACCTGGTGGTCAAGCCACGAATAAAACGAGCAATGCGGTCATTTTGAAGCACAAACCGACTGGATTAGTTGTAAAATGTCATGAAACTAGAAGCCTATTTAAAAATAGAGAAATAGCCAGAACGAATATGTTGACGAAATTAGACGATTTAATTAACGCTGACAATTCCATAAGAAATCAAGAAGAAACGCTTATGAAACTGGATAGCTTGAAAAAGAAACAGAAGCAAAAGAAATTGGCAACGTTGAAAGAAGAGTTCGAGAAACGTGAAAATCTCAAATAA
- the LOC143214073 gene encoding mitochondrial ribosome and complex I assembly factor AltMIEF1-like, whose protein sequence is MRLMVLRLYKDLLRYGGNLKYTDKLYFRARIRHGFRENKQLTDEHEINFQFQKGQKLLSDQRVV, encoded by the exons ATGAGACTGATGGTTCTAAGATTGTATAAAGACTTATTGCGATACGGTGGAAATTTGAAATATACGGATAAACTATATTTCCGAGCTAGAATTCGTCATGGTTTtagagaaaataaacaattgaCTGATGAGCACgagataaattttcaatttcag aaaGGGCAAAAGCTTTTGTCGGATCAACGTGTTGTATAA